A region from the Rhinoderma darwinii isolate aRhiDar2 chromosome 2, aRhiDar2.hap1, whole genome shotgun sequence genome encodes:
- the PRSS23 gene encoding serine protease 23: protein MAEKLSAACALLFLMSCVETRGSSLKPTWPTYKVPVVLPQSTTGLDKPHFDAEPRLDVPCSCGPECHKHFALPTLNEVKENMAYETLYANGSRTLTTVGIYVFPNRADTERSNGKSRRKRQIYGFDSRFNIYGKNFLLNYPFSTSVKLSTGCTGTLVAEKHVLTAAHCIHDGKSYVKGAQKLRVGFLKPKVKDGGKGLNQTNSGSGEKMKFQWIRVKRTHVPKGWIKGNANDIGMDYDYALLELKKPHKRKFMMIGVSPNGQQLPGRKIHFSGFDNDRPGNLVYRFCDVKEETYDLLYQQCDAQPGASGSGVYVRMWKRDRQRWERKIIGIFSGHQWVDKNGDKQDFNVAVRITPLKYAQICFWIKGNYIDCRDG, encoded by the coding sequence ATGGCAGAAAAACTATCTGCAGCTTGTGCCCTCCTGTTCCTGATGTCCTGTGTGGAGACTCGGGGCTCTAGTTTAAAGCCAACTTGGCCAACATACAAAGTTCCAGTGGTTCTTCCTCAGTCGACCACTGGCCTGGACAAACCTCATTTTGATGCAGAACCAAGACTTGATGTACCATGTTCCTGTGGCCCTGAATGCCACAAGCATTTTGCATTGCCTACTTTAAATGAAGTGAAGGAGAACATGGCATACGAAACTTTGTATGCCAACGGGAGCCGCACTTTGACCACAGTAGGGATTTATGTTTTTCCCAACAGGGCAGACACTGAAAGAAGTAATGGGAAGTCCCGTCGTAAGAGACAAATCTATGGATTTGATAGCAGGTttaatatatatggaaaaaacttCTTACTTAATTATCCTTTTTCAACATCTGTAAAGTTATCCACTGGTTGCACAGGTACATTGGTGGCAGAGAAACACGTCCTTACAGCTGCCCACTGTATCCATGATGGCAAAAGTTATGTCAAAGGAGCACAGAAGCTCAGAGTGGGATTCTTAAAGCCCAAAGTCAAAGATGGAGGTAAGGGTCTCAACCAAACAAATTCTGGATCTGGTGAAAAAATGAAATTCCAATGGATTCGGGTGAAAAGGACCCATGTCCCGAAAGGATGGATTAAAGGCAATGCCAATGATATTGGCATGGATTACGACTATGCCTTGTTAGAACTCAAAAAGCCACACAAAAGAAAATTCATGATGATCGGTGTAAGTCCAAATGGCCAACAGTTGCCTGGTAGAAAAATCCACTTCTCCGGCTTTGACAACGATAGACCGGGGAACCTGGTGTATCGATTCTGTGACGTCAAGGAAGAAACCTACGACCTTCTTTATCAGCAATGTGATGCCCAACCCGGGGCCAGTGGCTCTGGAGTTTACGTCAGGATGTGGAAACGGGACAGACAGAGATGGGAGCGAAAGATTATTGGAATTTTTTCTGGGCATCAGTGGGTGGACAAAAATGGTGACAAGCAGGATTTTAATGTAGCAGTGCGTATAACGCCTCTTAAATATGCACAAATATGCTTTTGGATCAAAGGAAATTATATCGATTGCAGAGACGGATAA